One Stegostoma tigrinum isolate sSteTig4 chromosome 22, sSteTig4.hap1, whole genome shotgun sequence DNA segment encodes these proteins:
- the LOC125463719 gene encoding fatty acid-binding protein 1, liver-like, whose amino-acid sequence MAFSGKYELESQENFEQLMKALGLSDNTIQKYKDLGRVIELTQNGKSFQAIYNYGSKAITNEFTIGQESEFVTFTGHRVKALAKIEGENKLVITMDGLTAAMELSGDKIIETLTNGETTAKKIWKRI is encoded by the exons ATGGCATTCAGTGGAAAGTACGAATTGGAGAGTCAAGAAAACTTTGAGCAGCTCATGAAAGCTCTCG GACTTTCAGATAATACAATTCAGAAATATAAAGACCTCGGCAGAGTTATTGAGCTTACTCAAAATGGGAAATCATTTCAAGCTATTTACAATTATGGCAGCAAAGCAATTACCAATGAATTCACTATTGGACAAGAAAGTGAGTTTGTAACATTCACAGGGCATAGAGTCAAG GCTTTGGCAAAGATAGAAGGTGAGAATAAGCTTGTCATCACAATGGATGGACTGACTGCAGCCATGGAGTTGAGTGGAGACAAAATAATTGAA ACTCTGACTAATGGAGAAACTACTGCAAAGAAAATTTGGAAAAGAATTTAA